In a single window of the Rhinolophus ferrumequinum isolate MPI-CBG mRhiFer1 chromosome 21, mRhiFer1_v1.p, whole genome shotgun sequence genome:
- the EPN3 gene encoding epsin-3 isoform X1 → MTTSALRRQVKNIVHNYSEAEIKVREATSNDPWGPPSSLMSEIADLTFNTVAFAEVMGMLWRRLNDSGKNWRHVYKALTLLDYLLKTGSERVAHQCRENLFTIQTLKDFQYIDRDGKDQGVNVREKVKQVMALLKDEERLRQERTHALKTKERMALEGMAMGSAQLGFSRRHGEDYGRARGSPSSYNSSSSSPRYTSDLEQARPQTSGEEELQLQLALAMSREEAEKPVPPASHRDEDLQLQLALRLSQQEHEKEVRSWRGDDSPMANGAGAVVHRRRDREPEREERKEEKLKTSQSSILDLADIFAPAPAPPSTHCSADPWDIPGLRPNTEPTGSSWGPSADPWSPVPSGSILSRSQPWDLPPTLSSSEPWGRTPVLPASPTSTDPWAQNSAHHKLNTGADPWGTLVETSNTPALGGTSTFDPFAKPPVSTETKEGLEGAQALPSGKSSSPVELDLFGDPIPSSKQNGTKEPDVFDLGAVEEALTQPSKEARARTPESFLGPSASSLVNLDSLVKAPQAAKTRNPFLTDLSVPSPTNPFGGGEQGRPSLNQMRTGSPALGLAVGGPIGAPLGSMTYSASLPLPLSSVPAGMTLPASVSVFPRAGAFTPPPAGLPPPLLPTSGSAGPLHPAAPAGTNPFL, encoded by the exons ATGACGACCTCAGCGCTGCGGCGCCAGGTGAAAAACATCGTGCACAACTACTCCGAGGCAGAAATCAAGGTGCGAGAGGCCACCAGCAATGACCCCTGGGGCCCGCCCAGCTCGCTCATGTCGGAGATTGCCGACCTGACCTTCAACACGGTAGCCTTTGCTGAGGTCATGGGCATGCTGTGGCGGCGGCTCAATGACAGTGGCAAGAATTGGAGGCATGTGTACAAGGCGCTAACACTGCTGGACTACCTGCTCAAGACAGGCTCCGAGCGGGTGGCCCACCAGTGCCGCGAGAACCTCTTCACCATCCAGACGCTCAAGGACTTCCAGTACATCGATCGTGATGGCAAGGACCAGGGCGTCAACGTGCGCGAGAAGGTCAAACAGGTGATGGCCCTGCTGAAGGATGAGGAGCGACTCCGGCAGGAGCGGACCCACGCCCTCAAGACCAAGGAGCGCATGGCGCTGGAGGGCATGGCCATGGGCAGCGCGCAGCTGGGCTTCAGCCGCCGCCATGGCGAGGACTACGGCCGCGCGAGGGGCTCCCCGTCCTCGTACAACT CTTCCTCCTCATCCCCTCGCTACACCTCAGACCTGGAGCAGGCCCGGCCCCAGACATCAGGAGAAGAGGAGCTCCAGCTGCAGCTGGCCCTGGCCATGAGCCGTGAGGAGGCTGAGAAG CCGGTCCCCCCAGCCTCCCACAGGGATGAGGACCTGCAGCTGCAGCTGGCTCTGCGCCTGAGCCAGCAGGAGCACGAGAAG GAGGTGAGATCCTGGCGGGGAGATGATTCCCCCATGGCCAATGGTGCTGGGGCAGTAGTCCACCGTCGGCGGGACAGAGAGCccgagagagaagagagaaaggaggagaagctGAAAACCAGCCAG TCCTCCATCCTGGACTTGGCAGACATCTTCGCGCCTGCCCCGGCCCCGCCCTCCACACACTGCTCTGCTGACCCATGGGACATCCCAG GTCTTCGGCCCAACACAGAGCCCACTGGCTCCTCCTGGGGGCCTTCTGCAGACCCCTGGTCTCCAGTCCCCTCGGGAAGCATCCTGTCCCGAAGCCAGCCGTGGGACCTGCCCCCTACACTCTCCTCCTCTGAGCCCTGGGGCCGGACCCCAGTGCTGCctgccagccccacctccacAGACCCCTGGGCACAGAACTCCGCCCACCACAAACTCAACACTGGGGCTGACCCTTGGGGGACCTTGGTGGAGACTTCCAACACACCTG CTCTAGGTGGTACCTCAACCTTTGACCCGTTTGCCAAACCTCCAGTATCCACAGAGACCaaggaggggctggagggtgcccaggccctgccctctgggaaATCCAGCAGTCCTGTGG AGCTGGACCTGTTTGGAGACCCCATCCCCAGTTCCAAGCAAAATGGCACCAAGGAGCCAGATGTCTTTGACTTGGGTGCAGTGGAGGAAGCACTAACCCAGCCCAGCAAGGAGGCCCGAGCTCGCACTCCTGAGTCTTTCCTGGGCCCCTCAGCCTCCTCCTTGGTCAACCTTGACTCCTTAGTCAAGGCACCCCAGGCTGCAAAGACCCGGAACCCCTTCCTGACAG ATCTCAGCGTTCCATCCCCCACCAACCCGTTCGGCGGGGGCGAGCAAGGGAGGCCAAGCCTGAACCAGATGCGCACCGGGTCGCCGGCGCTCGGCCTGGCGGTCGGCGGGCCAATCGGTGCGCCCTTGGGCTCCATGACCTACAgcgcctccctgcccctcccactcaGCAGCGTGCCGGCCGGCATGACCCTCCCCGCCTCGGTCAGCGTCTTCCCGCGGGCCGGCGCCTTCACGCCGCCGCCCGCCGGCCTGCCGCCGCCGTTACTGCCCACGTCCGGATCTGCCGGGCCGCTCCACCCTGCCGCACCAGCCGGAACCAACCCTTTCCTCTGA
- the EPN3 gene encoding epsin-3 isoform X3, with protein sequence MTTSALRRQVKNIVHNYSEAEIKVREATSNDPWGPPSSLMSEIADLTFNTVAFAEVMGMLWRRLNDSGKNWRHVYKALTLLDYLLKTGSERVAHQCRENLFTIQTLKDFQYIDRDGKDQGVNVREKVKQVMALLKDEERLRQERTHALKTKERMALEGMAMGSAQLGFSRRHGEDYGRARGSPSSYNSSSSSPRYTSDLEQARPQTSGEEELQLQLALAMSREEAEKEVRSWRGDDSPMANGAGAVVHRRRDREPEREERKEEKLKTSQSSILDLADIFAPAPAPPSTHCSADPWDIPGLRPNTEPTGSSWGPSADPWSPVPSGSILSRSQPWDLPPTLSSSEPWGRTPVLPASPTSTDPWAQNSAHHKLNTGADPWGTLVETSNTPALGGTSTFDPFAKPPVSTETKEGLEGAQALPSGKSSSPVELDLFGDPIPSSKQNGTKEPDVFDLGAVEEALTQPSKEARARTPESFLGPSASSLVNLDSLVKAPQAAKTRNPFLTDLSVPSPTNPFGGGEQGRPSLNQMRTGSPALGLAVGGPIGAPLGSMTYSASLPLPLSSVPAGMTLPASVSVFPRAGAFTPPPAGLPPPLLPTSGSAGPLHPAAPAGTNPFL encoded by the exons ATGACGACCTCAGCGCTGCGGCGCCAGGTGAAAAACATCGTGCACAACTACTCCGAGGCAGAAATCAAGGTGCGAGAGGCCACCAGCAATGACCCCTGGGGCCCGCCCAGCTCGCTCATGTCGGAGATTGCCGACCTGACCTTCAACACGGTAGCCTTTGCTGAGGTCATGGGCATGCTGTGGCGGCGGCTCAATGACAGTGGCAAGAATTGGAGGCATGTGTACAAGGCGCTAACACTGCTGGACTACCTGCTCAAGACAGGCTCCGAGCGGGTGGCCCACCAGTGCCGCGAGAACCTCTTCACCATCCAGACGCTCAAGGACTTCCAGTACATCGATCGTGATGGCAAGGACCAGGGCGTCAACGTGCGCGAGAAGGTCAAACAGGTGATGGCCCTGCTGAAGGATGAGGAGCGACTCCGGCAGGAGCGGACCCACGCCCTCAAGACCAAGGAGCGCATGGCGCTGGAGGGCATGGCCATGGGCAGCGCGCAGCTGGGCTTCAGCCGCCGCCATGGCGAGGACTACGGCCGCGCGAGGGGCTCCCCGTCCTCGTACAACT CTTCCTCCTCATCCCCTCGCTACACCTCAGACCTGGAGCAGGCCCGGCCCCAGACATCAGGAGAAGAGGAGCTCCAGCTGCAGCTGGCCCTGGCCATGAGCCGTGAGGAGGCTGAGAAG GAGGTGAGATCCTGGCGGGGAGATGATTCCCCCATGGCCAATGGTGCTGGGGCAGTAGTCCACCGTCGGCGGGACAGAGAGCccgagagagaagagagaaaggaggagaagctGAAAACCAGCCAG TCCTCCATCCTGGACTTGGCAGACATCTTCGCGCCTGCCCCGGCCCCGCCCTCCACACACTGCTCTGCTGACCCATGGGACATCCCAG GTCTTCGGCCCAACACAGAGCCCACTGGCTCCTCCTGGGGGCCTTCTGCAGACCCCTGGTCTCCAGTCCCCTCGGGAAGCATCCTGTCCCGAAGCCAGCCGTGGGACCTGCCCCCTACACTCTCCTCCTCTGAGCCCTGGGGCCGGACCCCAGTGCTGCctgccagccccacctccacAGACCCCTGGGCACAGAACTCCGCCCACCACAAACTCAACACTGGGGCTGACCCTTGGGGGACCTTGGTGGAGACTTCCAACACACCTG CTCTAGGTGGTACCTCAACCTTTGACCCGTTTGCCAAACCTCCAGTATCCACAGAGACCaaggaggggctggagggtgcccaggccctgccctctgggaaATCCAGCAGTCCTGTGG AGCTGGACCTGTTTGGAGACCCCATCCCCAGTTCCAAGCAAAATGGCACCAAGGAGCCAGATGTCTTTGACTTGGGTGCAGTGGAGGAAGCACTAACCCAGCCCAGCAAGGAGGCCCGAGCTCGCACTCCTGAGTCTTTCCTGGGCCCCTCAGCCTCCTCCTTGGTCAACCTTGACTCCTTAGTCAAGGCACCCCAGGCTGCAAAGACCCGGAACCCCTTCCTGACAG ATCTCAGCGTTCCATCCCCCACCAACCCGTTCGGCGGGGGCGAGCAAGGGAGGCCAAGCCTGAACCAGATGCGCACCGGGTCGCCGGCGCTCGGCCTGGCGGTCGGCGGGCCAATCGGTGCGCCCTTGGGCTCCATGACCTACAgcgcctccctgcccctcccactcaGCAGCGTGCCGGCCGGCATGACCCTCCCCGCCTCGGTCAGCGTCTTCCCGCGGGCCGGCGCCTTCACGCCGCCGCCCGCCGGCCTGCCGCCGCCGTTACTGCCCACGTCCGGATCTGCCGGGCCGCTCCACCCTGCCGCACCAGCCGGAACCAACCCTTTCCTCTGA
- the EPN3 gene encoding epsin-3 isoform X4, translating into MTTSALRRQVKNIVHNYSEAEIKVREATSNDPWGPPSSLMSEIADLTFNTVAFAEVMGMLWRRLNDSGKNWRHVYKALTLLDYLLKTGSERVAHQCRENLFTIQTLKDFQYIDRDGKDQGVNVREKVKQVMALLKDEERLRQERTHALKTKERMALEGMAMGSAQLGFSRRHGEDYGRARGSPSSYNYLEQARPQTSGEEELQLQLALAMSREEAEKEVRSWRGDDSPMANGAGAVVHRRRDREPEREERKEEKLKTSQSSILDLADIFAPAPAPPSTHCSADPWDIPGLRPNTEPTGSSWGPSADPWSPVPSGSILSRSQPWDLPPTLSSSEPWGRTPVLPASPTSTDPWAQNSAHHKLNTGADPWGTLVETSNTPALGGTSTFDPFAKPPVSTETKEGLEGAQALPSGKSSSPVELDLFGDPIPSSKQNGTKEPDVFDLGAVEEALTQPSKEARARTPESFLGPSASSLVNLDSLVKAPQAAKTRNPFLTDLSVPSPTNPFGGGEQGRPSLNQMRTGSPALGLAVGGPIGAPLGSMTYSASLPLPLSSVPAGMTLPASVSVFPRAGAFTPPPAGLPPPLLPTSGSAGPLHPAAPAGTNPFL; encoded by the exons ATGACGACCTCAGCGCTGCGGCGCCAGGTGAAAAACATCGTGCACAACTACTCCGAGGCAGAAATCAAGGTGCGAGAGGCCACCAGCAATGACCCCTGGGGCCCGCCCAGCTCGCTCATGTCGGAGATTGCCGACCTGACCTTCAACACGGTAGCCTTTGCTGAGGTCATGGGCATGCTGTGGCGGCGGCTCAATGACAGTGGCAAGAATTGGAGGCATGTGTACAAGGCGCTAACACTGCTGGACTACCTGCTCAAGACAGGCTCCGAGCGGGTGGCCCACCAGTGCCGCGAGAACCTCTTCACCATCCAGACGCTCAAGGACTTCCAGTACATCGATCGTGATGGCAAGGACCAGGGCGTCAACGTGCGCGAGAAGGTCAAACAGGTGATGGCCCTGCTGAAGGATGAGGAGCGACTCCGGCAGGAGCGGACCCACGCCCTCAAGACCAAGGAGCGCATGGCGCTGGAGGGCATGGCCATGGGCAGCGCGCAGCTGGGCTTCAGCCGCCGCCATGGCGAGGACTACGGCCGCGCGAGGGGCTCCCCGTCCTCGTACAACT ACCTGGAGCAGGCCCGGCCCCAGACATCAGGAGAAGAGGAGCTCCAGCTGCAGCTGGCCCTGGCCATGAGCCGTGAGGAGGCTGAGAAG GAGGTGAGATCCTGGCGGGGAGATGATTCCCCCATGGCCAATGGTGCTGGGGCAGTAGTCCACCGTCGGCGGGACAGAGAGCccgagagagaagagagaaaggaggagaagctGAAAACCAGCCAG TCCTCCATCCTGGACTTGGCAGACATCTTCGCGCCTGCCCCGGCCCCGCCCTCCACACACTGCTCTGCTGACCCATGGGACATCCCAG GTCTTCGGCCCAACACAGAGCCCACTGGCTCCTCCTGGGGGCCTTCTGCAGACCCCTGGTCTCCAGTCCCCTCGGGAAGCATCCTGTCCCGAAGCCAGCCGTGGGACCTGCCCCCTACACTCTCCTCCTCTGAGCCCTGGGGCCGGACCCCAGTGCTGCctgccagccccacctccacAGACCCCTGGGCACAGAACTCCGCCCACCACAAACTCAACACTGGGGCTGACCCTTGGGGGACCTTGGTGGAGACTTCCAACACACCTG CTCTAGGTGGTACCTCAACCTTTGACCCGTTTGCCAAACCTCCAGTATCCACAGAGACCaaggaggggctggagggtgcccaggccctgccctctgggaaATCCAGCAGTCCTGTGG AGCTGGACCTGTTTGGAGACCCCATCCCCAGTTCCAAGCAAAATGGCACCAAGGAGCCAGATGTCTTTGACTTGGGTGCAGTGGAGGAAGCACTAACCCAGCCCAGCAAGGAGGCCCGAGCTCGCACTCCTGAGTCTTTCCTGGGCCCCTCAGCCTCCTCCTTGGTCAACCTTGACTCCTTAGTCAAGGCACCCCAGGCTGCAAAGACCCGGAACCCCTTCCTGACAG ATCTCAGCGTTCCATCCCCCACCAACCCGTTCGGCGGGGGCGAGCAAGGGAGGCCAAGCCTGAACCAGATGCGCACCGGGTCGCCGGCGCTCGGCCTGGCGGTCGGCGGGCCAATCGGTGCGCCCTTGGGCTCCATGACCTACAgcgcctccctgcccctcccactcaGCAGCGTGCCGGCCGGCATGACCCTCCCCGCCTCGGTCAGCGTCTTCCCGCGGGCCGGCGCCTTCACGCCGCCGCCCGCCGGCCTGCCGCCGCCGTTACTGCCCACGTCCGGATCTGCCGGGCCGCTCCACCCTGCCGCACCAGCCGGAACCAACCCTTTCCTCTGA
- the EPN3 gene encoding epsin-3 isoform X2, translating to MTTSALRRQVKNIVHNYSEAEIKVREATSNDPWGPPSSLMSEIADLTFNTVAFAEVMGMLWRRLNDSGKNWRHVYKALTLLDYLLKTGSERVAHQCRENLFTIQTLKDFQYIDRDGKDQGVNVREKVKQVMALLKDEERLRQERTHALKTKERMALEGMAMGSAQLGFSRRHGEDYGRARGSPSSYNYLEQARPQTSGEEELQLQLALAMSREEAEKPVPPASHRDEDLQLQLALRLSQQEHEKEVRSWRGDDSPMANGAGAVVHRRRDREPEREERKEEKLKTSQSSILDLADIFAPAPAPPSTHCSADPWDIPGLRPNTEPTGSSWGPSADPWSPVPSGSILSRSQPWDLPPTLSSSEPWGRTPVLPASPTSTDPWAQNSAHHKLNTGADPWGTLVETSNTPALGGTSTFDPFAKPPVSTETKEGLEGAQALPSGKSSSPVELDLFGDPIPSSKQNGTKEPDVFDLGAVEEALTQPSKEARARTPESFLGPSASSLVNLDSLVKAPQAAKTRNPFLTDLSVPSPTNPFGGGEQGRPSLNQMRTGSPALGLAVGGPIGAPLGSMTYSASLPLPLSSVPAGMTLPASVSVFPRAGAFTPPPAGLPPPLLPTSGSAGPLHPAAPAGTNPFL from the exons ATGACGACCTCAGCGCTGCGGCGCCAGGTGAAAAACATCGTGCACAACTACTCCGAGGCAGAAATCAAGGTGCGAGAGGCCACCAGCAATGACCCCTGGGGCCCGCCCAGCTCGCTCATGTCGGAGATTGCCGACCTGACCTTCAACACGGTAGCCTTTGCTGAGGTCATGGGCATGCTGTGGCGGCGGCTCAATGACAGTGGCAAGAATTGGAGGCATGTGTACAAGGCGCTAACACTGCTGGACTACCTGCTCAAGACAGGCTCCGAGCGGGTGGCCCACCAGTGCCGCGAGAACCTCTTCACCATCCAGACGCTCAAGGACTTCCAGTACATCGATCGTGATGGCAAGGACCAGGGCGTCAACGTGCGCGAGAAGGTCAAACAGGTGATGGCCCTGCTGAAGGATGAGGAGCGACTCCGGCAGGAGCGGACCCACGCCCTCAAGACCAAGGAGCGCATGGCGCTGGAGGGCATGGCCATGGGCAGCGCGCAGCTGGGCTTCAGCCGCCGCCATGGCGAGGACTACGGCCGCGCGAGGGGCTCCCCGTCCTCGTACAACT ACCTGGAGCAGGCCCGGCCCCAGACATCAGGAGAAGAGGAGCTCCAGCTGCAGCTGGCCCTGGCCATGAGCCGTGAGGAGGCTGAGAAG CCGGTCCCCCCAGCCTCCCACAGGGATGAGGACCTGCAGCTGCAGCTGGCTCTGCGCCTGAGCCAGCAGGAGCACGAGAAG GAGGTGAGATCCTGGCGGGGAGATGATTCCCCCATGGCCAATGGTGCTGGGGCAGTAGTCCACCGTCGGCGGGACAGAGAGCccgagagagaagagagaaaggaggagaagctGAAAACCAGCCAG TCCTCCATCCTGGACTTGGCAGACATCTTCGCGCCTGCCCCGGCCCCGCCCTCCACACACTGCTCTGCTGACCCATGGGACATCCCAG GTCTTCGGCCCAACACAGAGCCCACTGGCTCCTCCTGGGGGCCTTCTGCAGACCCCTGGTCTCCAGTCCCCTCGGGAAGCATCCTGTCCCGAAGCCAGCCGTGGGACCTGCCCCCTACACTCTCCTCCTCTGAGCCCTGGGGCCGGACCCCAGTGCTGCctgccagccccacctccacAGACCCCTGGGCACAGAACTCCGCCCACCACAAACTCAACACTGGGGCTGACCCTTGGGGGACCTTGGTGGAGACTTCCAACACACCTG CTCTAGGTGGTACCTCAACCTTTGACCCGTTTGCCAAACCTCCAGTATCCACAGAGACCaaggaggggctggagggtgcccaggccctgccctctgggaaATCCAGCAGTCCTGTGG AGCTGGACCTGTTTGGAGACCCCATCCCCAGTTCCAAGCAAAATGGCACCAAGGAGCCAGATGTCTTTGACTTGGGTGCAGTGGAGGAAGCACTAACCCAGCCCAGCAAGGAGGCCCGAGCTCGCACTCCTGAGTCTTTCCTGGGCCCCTCAGCCTCCTCCTTGGTCAACCTTGACTCCTTAGTCAAGGCACCCCAGGCTGCAAAGACCCGGAACCCCTTCCTGACAG ATCTCAGCGTTCCATCCCCCACCAACCCGTTCGGCGGGGGCGAGCAAGGGAGGCCAAGCCTGAACCAGATGCGCACCGGGTCGCCGGCGCTCGGCCTGGCGGTCGGCGGGCCAATCGGTGCGCCCTTGGGCTCCATGACCTACAgcgcctccctgcccctcccactcaGCAGCGTGCCGGCCGGCATGACCCTCCCCGCCTCGGTCAGCGTCTTCCCGCGGGCCGGCGCCTTCACGCCGCCGCCCGCCGGCCTGCCGCCGCCGTTACTGCCCACGTCCGGATCTGCCGGGCCGCTCCACCCTGCCGCACCAGCCGGAACCAACCCTTTCCTCTGA